A genomic stretch from Burkholderiaceae bacterium DAT-1 includes:
- a CDS encoding peptidylprolyl isomerase, whose product MIRTLSAVAVALALSTTAHAASKKPAPVKTAPDIIKASLPEEWRPLDPQNTLVMNVNGAQVIMELAARFAPAHAANIRTLAHEGYFDNLAIIRVHDNYVTQWGDPNDEDESKSKSLGSAKPKLPAEFSIASKGLNFTPIPDADGWAPKSGFVDGFPMAADPKQNKAWLTHCYGMIGAARGNETDSSNGSGLYVIIGGPARSLDLNITVVGRVLKGMEALSGLPRGTGNLGFYEKPEQRIAIQSVKLLADLPESDRPVLEVMRTESKSFKDIIEARRHASNAWFVHSPEFTSVCNVNVPIRPIAPKN is encoded by the coding sequence ATGATTCGCACATTGAGTGCCGTGGCGGTTGCCCTGGCTTTGAGCACAACTGCACACGCCGCCAGCAAAAAGCCTGCGCCTGTCAAAACGGCCCCGGACATTATCAAAGCATCCTTGCCGGAAGAATGGCGTCCGCTCGATCCGCAGAATACCTTGGTCATGAATGTGAACGGCGCGCAGGTGATTATGGAACTGGCTGCCCGCTTTGCACCTGCCCACGCTGCCAACATCCGCACGCTGGCGCACGAAGGCTATTTCGACAATCTGGCCATTATCCGTGTGCACGATAACTACGTGACGCAATGGGGCGACCCGAATGATGAAGATGAGAGCAAATCGAAGTCGCTGGGCAGCGCCAAGCCCAAGCTGCCTGCTGAATTTTCGATTGCCTCCAAAGGTCTGAATTTCACGCCGATTCCGGATGCCGATGGCTGGGCGCCAAAATCCGGCTTTGTGGATGGCTTCCCCATGGCGGCTGATCCCAAGCAGAACAAGGCATGGCTGACGCACTGCTACGGCATGATTGGTGCGGCACGCGGCAATGAAACCGATAGCAGCAATGGTTCCGGCCTGTATGTGATCATCGGCGGCCCGGCTCGCTCGCTGGACCTGAATATCACGGTGGTGGGGCGTGTGCTGAAGGGCATGGAGGCGCTGTCCGGACTGCCGCGTGGGACGGGCAATCTGGGCTTCTACGAGAAACCGGAACAGCGGATTGCCATCCAGTCCGTGAAACTGCTGGCTGATCTGCCGGAATCAGATCGCCCGGTGCTGGAGGTAATGCGTACCGAGAGCAAGAGTTTCAAGGACATCATCGAAGCACGCCGTCATGCCAGCAATGCATGGTTCGTGCATTCGCCCGAGTTCACCAGCGTGTGCAATGTGAATGTGCCCATTCGTCCGATTGCGCCTAAAAATTAA
- a CDS encoding ABC transporter ATP-binding protein/permease, translating into MFSWFERRVEVYPDQPPAQPPTGFFPFVFSATKGMRGLILGMVLLTASIGAFEALLFSMMGSIVDWLSKVEPAKLWDTQKTQLLTLASILLLSPLVVAVQAMCKYQGLFGNFPMRLRWHFHRHILGQSMSFFQDEFAGRVAAKVMQTALAVRDTVMIVADILVFVVIYFVTMVAVVGHFDSLLLWPFLAWLAAYMVTLRFFVPRLGQAAKQQADARSLMTGRVTDAYTNISTVKLFGHAHAEALYAKSAMQEFMQTVHAQMRLVSGFEIVNHFLSMLLIATTAGATLWLWTKGQVGIGAVAAATAMALRLNGISHWIMWETSSLFENIGTVHDGIATLSKPIAVLDKPDARQLAVSRGEIEFRDVTFTYGEREPVISHLQLHIQPGEKVGLVGRSGAGKSTLTNLLLRMYDLQSGQILIDGQNIADVTQESLRQQVGMVTQDTSLLHRSVRDNLRYGRPDATEAEMIQAARSAEALEFIETLNDPNGRTGLDAHVGERGVKLSGGQRQRIAIARVMLKDAPILLLDEATSALDSEVEVAIQSSLYSLMEGKTVVAIAHRLSTIAAMDRLIVMDQGKIVESGTHQALLAQGGIYARLWAHQSGGFLGEND; encoded by the coding sequence GTGTTTAGCTGGTTTGAACGTCGTGTCGAAGTCTATCCGGATCAGCCGCCGGCCCAGCCGCCAACGGGCTTTTTCCCCTTTGTGTTCAGTGCCACCAAAGGGATGCGCGGGCTGATTCTCGGCATGGTGCTGCTGACCGCCTCCATCGGCGCATTCGAAGCCCTGCTGTTCAGTATGATGGGGTCGATTGTCGACTGGCTGTCCAAGGTCGAGCCCGCCAAACTGTGGGATACCCAGAAAACCCAGCTGCTGACACTCGCATCTATTCTGCTACTGAGCCCGCTGGTGGTGGCGGTGCAAGCCATGTGCAAATATCAGGGACTGTTCGGTAATTTCCCGATGCGCCTGCGCTGGCATTTCCACCGCCACATCCTCGGCCAGAGCATGAGCTTTTTTCAGGATGAATTTGCCGGTCGCGTCGCTGCCAAAGTCATGCAAACTGCGCTTGCCGTGCGCGATACTGTCATGATCGTCGCCGATATTCTGGTCTTTGTGGTGATCTATTTTGTGACCATGGTGGCCGTCGTCGGGCACTTCGATTCGCTGTTGCTTTGGCCGTTTCTGGCCTGGCTGGCGGCTTATATGGTGACACTGCGCTTTTTTGTGCCGCGCCTGGGTCAGGCCGCCAAACAGCAAGCAGATGCGCGCAGCCTGATGACGGGCCGCGTGACTGATGCCTACACCAATATCTCCACGGTGAAGCTGTTTGGCCATGCCCACGCCGAAGCGCTCTACGCCAAAAGCGCCATGCAGGAATTCATGCAGACCGTCCATGCGCAAATGCGTCTGGTAAGCGGCTTCGAGATCGTGAACCATTTTCTGAGCATGCTGCTGATCGCGACCACGGCAGGTGCGACGCTTTGGCTGTGGACAAAAGGGCAGGTGGGCATCGGGGCTGTGGCGGCGGCAACTGCGATGGCGCTGCGCCTGAACGGGATTTCGCACTGGATCATGTGGGAAACGTCCAGCCTGTTTGAAAACATCGGTACGGTACATGATGGTATCGCTACGCTATCCAAGCCAATTGCGGTGCTGGACAAGCCTGATGCCCGCCAGTTGGCGGTTAGCCGTGGCGAGATCGAATTCCGCGATGTGACGTTTACCTATGGCGAGCGCGAGCCAGTGATTTCGCACCTACAACTGCATATCCAGCCCGGAGAAAAGGTCGGGCTGGTGGGTCGATCCGGTGCAGGTAAATCTACCCTGACCAATCTGCTGCTACGCATGTACGACCTGCAATCCGGACAGATTCTGATTGATGGTCAGAATATTGCCGATGTCACCCAGGAAAGCCTGCGCCAGCAAGTGGGCATGGTGACACAGGATACCAGCCTGCTACATCGCAGCGTGCGCGACAATCTGCGATATGGTCGCCCCGACGCGACCGAAGCCGAGATGATTCAGGCTGCACGCAGTGCCGAAGCGCTGGAATTTATCGAGACCCTGAACGATCCGAACGGACGCACCGGACTGGATGCGCATGTGGGCGAACGCGGGGTAAAACTCTCGGGTGGTCAGCGGCAACGGATTGCCATTGCCCGGGTGATGCTGAAAGACGCACCGATTCTGTTGCTGGACGAAGCCACCAGCGCACTGGATTCTGAAGTGGAAGTCGCCATCCAGAGCAGCTTGTACAGCCTGATGGAAGGCAAAACTGTAGTCGCCATCGCCCATCGCCTGTCTACCATCGCCGCGATGGACCGGCTGATTGTGATGGATCAGGGCAAGATTGTTGAATCCGGCACGCATCAGGCGCTATTGGCGCAAGGCGGGATTTATGCGCGGTTGTGGGCACATCAGAGTGGCGGATTTTTGGGAGAAAATGATTAG
- the dapA gene encoding 4-hydroxy-tetrahydrodipicolinate synthase, whose product MKKQHLKPGIWVAMVTPFKHGEIDFAAVPGLVNYLIEGGISGLVVCGTTGEAPTLSDAEQDALLEAVLHAVAGRCGVIFGYTDNNTAAMVKRLPSLDRYPLAGLLIAPPPYSRPSQAGILAHYRALLAATRHAVVLYHIPYRTGVSLDIATCQTLAEHPQVVGIKEAGGGDMARLHALINDTPLQVFSGEDNLILQTTCMGGAGAIAASAHLHPARFQRMFDAIQSGDLDTARALDRSLQPVVRQAFAAPNPAPVKAALAQMGLMQNELRLPLMTMDDALAGKWADILAAPVQH is encoded by the coding sequence ATGAAAAAGCAGCACCTCAAACCGGGTATCTGGGTGGCCATGGTCACCCCTTTCAAACACGGCGAAATCGATTTTGCGGCCGTCCCCGGACTGGTGAACTACCTCATCGAAGGTGGCATCAGTGGCCTCGTCGTGTGCGGCACCACGGGTGAGGCGCCTACCCTGTCCGATGCAGAGCAGGACGCCTTGCTCGAAGCCGTTTTACACGCTGTTGCCGGACGCTGTGGTGTGATCTTTGGTTACACCGACAACAACACCGCCGCCATGGTGAAGCGTCTGCCTTCGCTGGATCGCTATCCGCTCGCAGGTTTGCTGATCGCCCCGCCGCCCTATAGCCGCCCTTCACAGGCAGGCATCCTCGCACATTACCGCGCCCTGCTGGCTGCCACCCGCCACGCCGTTGTGCTCTACCACATCCCCTATCGCACCGGCGTCAGCCTCGACATCGCCACCTGCCAAACACTGGCCGAGCACCCGCAAGTGGTCGGCATCAAGGAAGCAGGCGGCGGCGACATGGCCCGACTGCATGCGCTGATCAACGACACCCCGCTGCAAGTGTTCTCAGGTGAAGACAATCTGATCCTGCAAACCACCTGCATGGGCGGCGCAGGCGCAATCGCCGCGTCTGCGCATCTCCATCCAGCGCGCTTTCAGCGCATGTTCGATGCGATCCAGTCTGGTGATCTCGATACCGCCCGCGCACTCGACCGTAGCCTGCAACCGGTCGTTCGTCAGGCATTTGCTGCGCCGAATCCAGCGCCCGTAAAAGCCGCGCTGGCGCAGATGGGCTTGATGCAGAATGAGCTGAGATTGCCGCTTATGACGATGGATGATGCGTTGGCGGGGAAGTGGGCTGATATTCTGGCTGCGCCTGTACAGCACTGA
- a CDS encoding type II toxin-antitoxin system CcdA family antitoxin encodes MQHAIYDTHAPKRPTNLSVNADLLQQARECNINLSATLEAALVLALREKQRAQWLEENRDAIDAYNQDVDAKGVFSDGLRSF; translated from the coding sequence ATGCAACACGCCATCTACGACACCCACGCCCCCAAGCGGCCCACCAATCTCAGCGTGAATGCTGATCTCTTGCAACAGGCACGCGAGTGCAATATCAATCTGTCAGCCACGCTGGAGGCTGCCTTGGTGCTTGCCCTGCGTGAAAAGCAGCGCGCGCAATGGCTTGAGGAAAACCGCGACGCCATTGATGCCTACAATCAGGATGTCGACGCAAAAGGCGTGTTTTCCGACGGACTGCGGAGCTTTTAA
- a CDS encoding CcdB family protein, protein MAQFDVYTNDNVATRSHIPYLVDIQSDLLESLATRVVIPLVRQTDVKSVKTLMPIVALDGQHYVLLTPQLAGVQSRILKQRVGSMSEYRGEIVKAMDLLVTGI, encoded by the coding sequence ATGGCGCAGTTTGATGTGTACACCAACGACAATGTCGCCACCCGCAGCCATATCCCCTATCTGGTCGATATTCAAAGTGATTTACTTGAAAGTCTGGCGACGCGGGTCGTGATTCCGCTGGTGCGGCAGACTGATGTGAAAAGCGTAAAAACACTTATGCCGATCGTGGCGCTGGATGGTCAGCATTATGTACTGCTGACACCGCAGCTGGCGGGGGTGCAATCCAGAATCCTGAAACAGCGGGTCGGGTCTATGAGTGAATATCGTGGGGAGATTGTGAAGGCGATGGATTTATTGGTGACGGGGATTTGA
- a CDS encoding DUF1311 domain-containing protein — MITLMLISTFLSNSTPAHPCANQRTTIEINDCGARIMKQKESELEAAYKALLARLVPVEPEDRVDYQAVKQKLDDAQRHWRMFREHDCSAKYELNIDGTIRNSLYLDCLIEHTEQRTRALLKWMDD, encoded by the coding sequence ATGATCACACTTATGCTGATTTCCACATTCCTCTCAAATAGCACGCCAGCCCATCCCTGTGCCAATCAGCGGACTACCATTGAAATCAACGATTGCGGCGCACGCATAATGAAGCAGAAAGAGAGTGAACTCGAGGCCGCGTACAAGGCACTACTTGCTCGGCTCGTTCCGGTCGAGCCAGAAGACAGAGTTGATTATCAAGCCGTGAAACAAAAGCTCGACGATGCTCAGCGGCACTGGCGCATGTTCAGAGAACACGATTGCAGCGCAAAATACGAACTGAATATTGATGGCACAATCAGAAATTCGCTCTACCTCGATTGCCTGATTGAGCATACGGAACAACGCACACGAGCATTATTGAAGTGGATGGATGATTAA
- a CDS encoding dihydroorotase, whose translation MKRIAILNGRVIDPASGLDQVANVYLAKSHIAAVGTAPEGFVADDTIDAAGKWVIPGLVDLSARLGEPGGEQKKMLQSELGAAVAGGVTTVCALPDTDPALDEPSLVRTLRDRADAIGLARVLPVGALTRKLKGEELAELAELRDAGCVAFSQADAPISDLRVLLRAMQYAATFGLTLRLRPQDASLAAGGVAHDGEVATRLGLPGIPVMAETTAISNIVILMRDTGARVHLERVSSAEGLEMVRAARSYGLPLSCDVSIHHVQLSDVDIGFFDSNARMNPPLRSLRDRDAISEALLDGTVSAICSDHTPVGKDAKLLPFGEATPGASALEVLLTQVLAWGERQHIEPARALRTITSEPAALLGFKDRGTLSAGSIADVVIFDPAIEWRPGAATLKSRSKHTPFADTAQRGKVVTTIVGGKVAFRG comes from the coding sequence ATGAAGCGAATTGCCATTCTCAACGGCCGAGTGATTGATCCGGCATCCGGCCTCGATCAGGTTGCCAACGTCTATCTGGCCAAGAGCCACATCGCAGCTGTCGGTACTGCACCCGAAGGCTTTGTGGCGGACGATACCATCGATGCCGCTGGCAAGTGGGTGATCCCAGGGCTGGTCGACCTGAGCGCACGTCTGGGCGAACCGGGCGGCGAACAGAAAAAAATGCTGCAATCGGAACTCGGTGCCGCTGTGGCCGGTGGCGTGACCACCGTGTGCGCATTGCCTGATACCGATCCGGCACTGGACGAGCCGAGCCTGGTGCGCACCCTGCGTGATCGCGCCGATGCGATTGGCCTCGCCCGCGTGTTGCCGGTGGGTGCGCTTACCCGCAAGCTGAAGGGTGAAGAGCTGGCCGAGCTGGCCGAATTGCGCGATGCCGGTTGCGTAGCGTTTTCGCAGGCTGATGCCCCGATTTCCGATCTGCGCGTGCTGCTGCGTGCCATGCAATACGCTGCCACGTTTGGCCTGACACTGCGTCTGCGCCCTCAGGATGCCAGTCTGGCAGCCGGTGGGGTGGCGCATGATGGCGAAGTCGCCACCCGACTGGGTCTGCCCGGCATTCCGGTGATGGCCGAAACCACCGCCATTTCCAATATCGTGATCCTGATGCGCGATACCGGTGCCCGCGTGCATCTGGAGCGCGTGTCCAGCGCCGAAGGGCTGGAAATGGTGCGCGCCGCACGTAGCTACGGCCTGCCGCTGAGCTGCGATGTGTCGATCCACCATGTGCAATTGTCCGACGTGGACATCGGCTTCTTCGACAGCAACGCCCGCATGAACCCACCGCTGCGCTCGCTGCGCGACCGCGATGCGATCAGTGAAGCGCTGCTGGACGGTACTGTCAGCGCCATCTGTTCCGACCACACACCGGTCGGCAAGGATGCCAAGCTGCTGCCCTTCGGCGAAGCCACACCGGGCGCATCGGCGCTGGAAGTACTGCTCACGCAAGTCCTGGCCTGGGGCGAGCGCCAGCATATCGAACCCGCCCGCGCCCTGCGCACCATCACCAGCGAACCCGCTGCGTTGCTGGGCTTCAAGGATCGCGGCACGCTGAGCGCCGGTTCCATCGCCGACGTGGTCATCTTCGACCCCGCCATCGAATGGCGTCCGGGTGCAGCCACGCTCAAGAGCCGCAGCAAGCACACCCCGTTCGCCGATACCGCCCAGCGCGGCAAGGTGGTGACCACGATTGTGGGCGGGAAGGTGGCGTTTAGGGGGTGA
- a CDS encoding aspartate carbamoyltransferase catalytic subunit, with protein sequence MYNPQLTMHGELNHLLSIEGLPQRILRQILDRADSYVIAAESGDKKHEDLAGKSVFNLFFENSTRTRTTFEIAQKRLSADVFSLNIQASSTAKGETLLDTIHNLEAMGADMFVVRHSESGAPFLIAKHVRPGVHVVNAGDGRHAHPTQALLDMYTIRHYKGDFSHLRVAIVGDILHSRVARSQIHALTTLGCPEVRVIAPKTLLPRDVEQLGVHVYHDIEAGLKDVDVVICLRLQNERMHGALLPSAHEFNKYFGLSEARLALAKPDAIVMHPGPMNRGVEIDSSVADGKQSVILPQVTFGIAVRMAVMSLLSETKA encoded by the coding sequence ATGTACAACCCGCAATTGACCATGCACGGTGAGTTGAATCACCTGCTCTCCATCGAAGGGCTGCCCCAGCGGATCCTGCGCCAGATTCTCGATCGCGCCGATTCCTATGTGATCGCCGCCGAATCTGGTGACAAGAAGCACGAAGATCTGGCCGGCAAATCGGTGTTCAACCTGTTCTTCGAGAACTCGACCCGTACCCGCACCACCTTCGAAATCGCGCAAAAGCGTCTGTCAGCCGATGTGTTCAGCCTGAACATTCAAGCCAGCTCCACCGCCAAGGGCGAGACCCTGCTGGATACCATTCACAATCTGGAAGCCATGGGTGCTGACATGTTCGTGGTGCGCCATAGCGAATCCGGCGCACCCTTCCTGATCGCCAAGCATGTGCGACCGGGTGTGCATGTGGTGAATGCCGGTGATGGACGCCATGCGCATCCGACGCAGGCGCTGCTGGATATGTACACCATCCGCCATTACAAGGGCGATTTCTCGCATCTGCGTGTGGCGATTGTCGGCGACATCCTGCATTCGCGCGTGGCCCGCTCGCAAATTCATGCGCTGACCACGCTGGGTTGCCCGGAAGTACGCGTCATCGCCCCGAAAACCCTGCTGCCGCGTGATGTGGAACAGCTGGGCGTGCATGTCTATCACGACATCGAAGCAGGTCTCAAAGACGTGGATGTGGTGATCTGCCTGCGCCTGCAGAATGAACGCATGCACGGCGCGCTGCTGCCATCTGCGCACGAATTCAACAAATACTTCGGCCTCTCCGAAGCACGTCTGGCGCTGGCCAAGCCTGATGCCATCGTGATGCACCCCGGTCCGATGAACCGTGGCGTGGAAATCGACTCCTCTGTCGCCGACGGCAAACAGTCCGTCATCCTGCCGCAGGTCACGTTCGGCATTGCCGTGCGCATGGCCGTGATGAGCCTTCTTTCCGAGACCAAAGCATGA
- a CDS encoding GNAT family N-acetyltransferase, whose translation MSHSTIRAYQRSDAAGVVRLFDALGYPATTAEIAHDRFMASNGIKQCLLVADVAGEIAGWVHVCQMPSIVAVPYAEVRAIVVDPARQRGGLGKQLMAAAEAWATQTLAAGKIRLSSNITRNDAHRFYARLGYVSSKTSHVFEKVLDQTVLNKEEACTTRN comes from the coding sequence ATGAGCCACAGCACCATCCGTGCGTATCAGCGTTCCGACGCCGCCGGGGTGGTTCGCTTGTTCGATGCACTGGGCTATCCAGCGACCACCGCAGAGATCGCCCATGATCGATTCATGGCCTCGAACGGCATTAAGCAATGCCTGCTGGTCGCTGACGTGGCGGGCGAAATTGCCGGCTGGGTGCATGTCTGCCAGATGCCCAGCATTGTGGCTGTGCCATACGCAGAAGTCCGCGCCATTGTGGTCGATCCGGCTCGTCAGCGCGGGGGACTTGGCAAGCAGTTGATGGCTGCAGCCGAAGCATGGGCGACGCAAACCCTTGCAGCAGGTAAAATCCGCCTGAGCTCGAATATTACGCGCAATGACGCGCACCGGTTTTACGCCCGTCTGGGCTATGTCAGCAGCAAGACATCGCACGTATTTGAAAAGGTGCTGGACCAGACTGTGCTCAACAAGGAAGAAGCATGTACAACCCGCAATTGA
- the ruvX gene encoding Holliday junction resolvase RuvX produces the protein MAYVLAFDFGEVRIGVAGGSPELGIATPLTTITGNSNDDKFAAIQRLINEWQADRLIVGLPFHLDGNAHEMTRLARKFANRLHGRFGLPVQFVDERLSSAEADSLLGEASTYGKKRKAALDQVAAMRILQSYFDYGAMPDSDQPGAHTE, from the coding sequence ATGGCGTATGTACTGGCTTTCGACTTCGGGGAAGTTCGCATCGGTGTAGCCGGTGGTAGCCCGGAACTCGGTATTGCCACCCCGCTCACCACTATTACCGGTAATAGCAACGATGACAAATTTGCCGCCATCCAGCGTCTGATCAATGAATGGCAGGCCGATCGTCTGATCGTCGGATTGCCGTTTCATCTTGATGGCAATGCGCACGAGATGACACGCCTTGCCCGCAAATTTGCCAATCGTCTGCACGGGCGGTTCGGCTTACCGGTACAATTCGTCGATGAACGGCTCAGCTCTGCCGAAGCGGATAGCCTGCTCGGTGAAGCCTCGACGTATGGCAAAAAACGCAAGGCCGCGCTCGATCAGGTCGCCGCCATGCGCATCCTGCAATCATATTTTGATTACGGTGCCATGCCTGACTCAGACCAACCCGGAGCCCATACAGAATGA
- a CDS encoding YqgE/AlgH family protein has product MERIDLTRHFLIAMPAMADPIFARSLVFVCEHNEQGAMGIIVNRPLGMDVRSLFDQIDINLTDHEAGDEPVYFGGPVQTDRGFVLHQPLGNWQSSMAVDDEIGLTTSKDILVAVGKGQGPEKLLVSLGYAGWEAGQLEKELAQNSWLSVEALPAVIFEQPCEKRYDQALAILGIDMAMLSDSAGHA; this is encoded by the coding sequence ATGGAACGCATCGACCTTACCCGACATTTTCTGATTGCCATGCCCGCCATGGCTGATCCGATCTTTGCCCGCTCGCTGGTGTTTGTCTGTGAACACAACGAGCAGGGTGCCATGGGCATCATCGTCAATCGTCCTCTGGGCATGGATGTTCGCTCGCTGTTCGACCAGATCGACATCAATCTCACCGACCACGAAGCTGGCGACGAGCCTGTGTACTTCGGCGGCCCGGTGCAGACGGATCGCGGCTTTGTGCTGCATCAGCCGCTGGGCAACTGGCAATCCAGCATGGCAGTAGATGACGAAATCGGCCTCACCACCTCGAAAGATATTCTGGTGGCGGTCGGCAAAGGACAGGGCCCGGAAAAGCTGCTGGTGTCACTCGGCTACGCAGGCTGGGAAGCCGGTCAGCTGGAAAAAGAGCTGGCACAGAATAGCTGGCTGAGCGTGGAAGCCCTTCCCGCCGTGATCTTCGAGCAGCCCTGCGAAAAGCGTTACGATCAGGCGCTCGCCATTCTTGGCATCGATATGGCGATGCTGTCCGACTCCGCAGGACACGCCTGA